The following is a genomic window from Clostridia bacterium.
AAAGAATTTTAAAGGTTGCACAACACTTTAAAATTCCCGCCTTTGTATGTATAAATAAACATGATTTAAACAAGGACGTTACATCACAGATTGAAGATTACTGCGACAAAAACGGTTGTCCCGTCATAGGTAAAATCCCCTTTGACCCATCTATAGTAGAGGCATTGAGAGAATTTAAAACCCCTGTTGAAGCGGGAAATGAAAAAATAACCGATGAGATAATCAATATGTGGGGCAGGTTGGTAGAATATATAACAAAGATTTAGCAATCTCGGGAGCATATAATACCCTCCGTGCTCCGCAATCTAGCGCATTATATTATATAAATACTGAATGTATAATGCGCTACATTAGTCGCATCTCCGGGTATTATATACTCCCTTTACAAAGTTTTGTTTAAATATCCAACAGGAACATATATAGAAAGTTAGCAAATTGCTCATAAATATTTGGCTAAAAAGACTTGATGAACGTTTTTCTATATATATGTTCCGTGGGTATATGCTGTGATAACTGTGGTTTCAGCAGTACCGGGTTTATATGATACCTTTCGTGCTCCGCAATCTGCCGCACTATATTATATAAAATACTGAATGTATAGTGTGGCACATTAAGTCGCAGCTACAGGTATCATATGAACCCTTTAGAAGGTTTTGGTTAATACTCCAGGCAGGGAATTGTATGCAAGGTTAGCGAATTGCTTATAAATATTTGTCTAATAGCTGCTGTTATAGCTGTTATATCAAGCATAGGGTACATATAATACCCTCCGTGCTCCGCAATCTAGCGCATTATATTATATAAATACCGAATGTATAATGCGCTACATTAGTCGCACCTCCGGGCATTATATGTACCCTATACAAAGTCTAGGTTAACAGGGGTTTGTATAAAAATAAGAGGAGGTATACTGATTGCTTGATGAGGTATATGATATATTAAATGAAAAAGATATAAGAATCACCCCTCAAAGAAGAGCCATCCTTGAAATACTGTACTCTTTTAAAGAAAACCATCTTGATACAGAAAACATATATAGGCTTCTTGCTTCAAAGAAAGGAGAAAAAGCAAGCCTTGCCACCGTATATAGAACCATGGAGCTTTTCGAAAAGATAGGGATAGTATCAAGACTGGAATTAGAAGACCTTCCTGCAAGATTTGAACTCGTCCTGTCTAAGCGTCAAAAGCATCATCATTTAATCTGTCTTCAGTGCGGCAAGGTGGAAGAGATAGACCATCGGTTCATATCAGACTTAAAAGAAGAAATCCTCCGTGAAAAAGACTTCCAAATAGTGCAAAAGCCAATAAAGATATATGGATACTGTAAAAGCTGCAGAAAAACTTATACCAATAATTAAAGAAAATATAGAGCTTCTATTGACAAGGATGAGGAATAAATATAATATTATAATGAGAATGAATTTCATTATCGTTCACTTTTTTGTATAGGCTAATATTTATGTCTTTGGATTAAAATTTGAAATTCTTTTATTTTGATGACAAAGGAGGAGTTTTAGCATGATAGATGATGCTAAACCGAATAATAAAACCGCTATGCCTTTATCCATGCTGGGTCCGGGGGAGCAAGGTGTGATAGATAATATCGGCTGGGGATACAGGCTAAAAAAGAGGTTGGAAGATATGGGACTGGTTCCCGGAGTAAAAATAAAGATTATTTCCAGCCAAGAGAGAGGAGCTCTCATAGTCTGTGTCAAGGATTCCAGGTTGGTATTAGGACGTGGTATGGCACACAAGATTTTGGTGGTTCCGGTAAATTAAAATACTAGGAGGATGATTATGCAAAGAAAATTAAGCGATTTAAATCCGGGGGAGTCTTCTAAAGTTATTTCGATAAAAGGAAAAGGGCCATTAAAAAGAAGGTTGATGGATATGGGTGTTACTAAAGGAACACAGGTATATGTCAGGAAGAGGGCACCACTAGGAGATCCTATAGAAATAACTGTAAAAGGATATGAGCTTACTTTGAGAAAAGAGGATGCGGAAAGGATAATTATGCAATAGCGATGAGAATGAGTATCAATATCAAACGAGGAGGTTTAAGATGCAATCTAAAATACACATAGCCTTAGCAGGCAATCCTAACAGTGGAAAAACCACGTTATTCAATGCTTTGACAGGAGCTAGACAATACGTGGGGAATTGGCCGGGGGTTACAGTAGAGAAAAAAGAAGGAAGAATTGTATCAGGGGAGCAAGAATTAATAATAACCGATTTGCCGGGTACTTATAGTTTATCCCCTTATTCCCTTGAAGAAGTGATAGCTAGAGATTATATAGTTGATCAGACTTTGGATGTTGTGATAAATATTGTTGATGCCAGTAATATAGAAAGGAATCTATATTTAACCCTACAGCTGATCGAGCTAGGAACCCCTGTAGTGGTGGCTTTGAATATGATGGATATAGTGCAAAAGAAAGGGACAATAATAGATGTGGCAGGACTTTCCCATCAATTGGGCGTTCCCGTTATACCCATAGTGGCAAGTAGCAAAAAGGGAGCGGAGGATGTATTGGATGCAGCTGTCAAAGTTGCAAAAGGGGATGTCAAAGTAAGTCCTGTAAAGATAGATTATGGGGAAGATATTGAGAAAAAGATTGTTCAAATTACAAAGGAGTTGCAGAATAATCAGGCAGCAAAAGAATATAATAAAAGATGGTTGGCAATTAAAGTGCTGGAACAGGACGATATTATAACTAAATTGTTAAACATCCAAGCGGATGTGCAGGATGAAGATATTGATTTAGATATAGAATCAATGATAGCAGATAGGAGATATCAGTTCATCCATGAAGTGGTATCTAGGTCGATAAAAAAGACAAAACATGAACAAGAGAGCACATCGGACAAAATAGACAGGGTGATAACTAATAAATGGTTAGGCCTTCCTATTTTTGCAGGCATGATGTACCTGGTATTTTATTTTACATTCAATATCGGGAATATATTCCTTGACTTGATTGAAGGATTCTTCGGTGAAACTGTAGGCCCAGTAGTGGGTGATGCTTTAGCTTCAATAGGGGCAGCCCAGTGGCTTCAATCTTTAGTGGTGGATGGCATAATAGCTGGTGTGGGAGCGGTGTTGACTTTTCTGCCCAATATAATATTTTTATTCATAGCCATAGCTCTATTGGAAGACAGTGGATACATGGCAAGGGTAGCTTTTATTATGGATAGGGCAATGAGAAATATAGGTCTAAACGGGAAGGCATTTATTCCAATGTTGATGGGCTTTGGATGTACCGTTCCTGCCATCATGGCTACCAGGACCATGGAAGAGGAAAGTGATAGACTTACAACGATGATGATAACCCCCTTTATGTCCTGCAGTGCAAGACTTCCCATATATATATTGTTTGCAGGAGCATTTTTTCCGGGAAATGAAAGTGCTGTAGTATTTTCACTTTATTTTCTAGGAATACTGGTGGCGGTTTTGATGGGACTTATATTTAGAAAGACTATCTTTAAAGGGGATGGGACTCCCTTTGTTATGGAATTGCCTCCATACAGGATACCTACTATGAGGGGCATAGGGATTAGCGTTTGGGAAAGAGTAAAAGCATATATCACAAGAGCAGGAACGGTTATATTCTCAGCATCTATAATAATGTGGTTAATACTAGGATTTAACTTTTCCGGTGTTGCAGAGCTGAATCAAAGCATAGGGGCAAGTTTGGGTAGAATGATTGCACCGATTTTTAAGCCTTTAGGTTTTGGTAATTGGCAGTCGGCATTATCGCTTTTTTCAGGTCTACTGGCTAAAGAAGCCGTTGTATCAAATATGGCCATAATATTCGGCTTATCTGAACAGGTGGCAGAGGCAGCTATAGAAGGCAATGTATCAGGATTTTTGCCCGTATTAAGCACTACTTTTACCGGAGTGACGGCATATGCATTCATGGTGTTTTCACTGTTGTATACACCTTGTATAGCAGTTATAGGCGTTATAAAAAGGGAGACCAACTCATGGAGATGGACGGGATTTTCAGTGTTGTATCAATTTGCAATTGCATGGATATTTGCATTTATAATATACTGGACTGGAACGGTATTTGGGATAGTAGGTGGATATATGATTTTGGTTGCAATAATTGTATTGCTTACCATTATATTTAGCCGTATATCTATAAAAGAAAGAAATGTTATGAATACAGCTGCTGAATTTTAGGTTTTATATTCAAAGTATGAACATTATTTCGTATATAATATAGTGCGCTAGATTGTGGAGCTATGCACTTGGTACTGCTGAAACTGTGGGTATAATAGTAACTACCCACGGGAATTGTATGCAAGATCATTTATGAGCAATTTACTAACCTTGCATACAATTCCCTGTCTGGAGTATTAACCAAAACTTTCTAAAGGGAGTAT
Proteins encoded in this region:
- a CDS encoding Fur family transcriptional regulator; the protein is MLDEVYDILNEKDIRITPQRRAILEILYSFKENHLDTENIYRLLASKKGEKASLATVYRTMELFEKIGIVSRLELEDLPARFELVLSKRQKHHHLICLQCGKVEEIDHRFISDLKEEILREKDFQIVQKPIKIYGYCKSCRKTYTNN
- a CDS encoding FeoA family protein, which gives rise to MIDDAKPNNKTAMPLSMLGPGEQGVIDNIGWGYRLKKRLEDMGLVPGVKIKIISSQERGALIVCVKDSRLVLGRGMAHKILVVPVN
- a CDS encoding FeoA family protein; translated protein: MQRKLSDLNPGESSKVISIKGKGPLKRRLMDMGVTKGTQVYVRKRAPLGDPIEITVKGYELTLRKEDAERIIMQ
- the feoB gene encoding ferrous iron transport protein B; translation: MQSKIHIALAGNPNSGKTTLFNALTGARQYVGNWPGVTVEKKEGRIVSGEQELIITDLPGTYSLSPYSLEEVIARDYIVDQTLDVVINIVDASNIERNLYLTLQLIELGTPVVVALNMMDIVQKKGTIIDVAGLSHQLGVPVIPIVASSKKGAEDVLDAAVKVAKGDVKVSPVKIDYGEDIEKKIVQITKELQNNQAAKEYNKRWLAIKVLEQDDIITKLLNIQADVQDEDIDLDIESMIADRRYQFIHEVVSRSIKKTKHEQESTSDKIDRVITNKWLGLPIFAGMMYLVFYFTFNIGNIFLDLIEGFFGETVGPVVGDALASIGAAQWLQSLVVDGIIAGVGAVLTFLPNIIFLFIAIALLEDSGYMARVAFIMDRAMRNIGLNGKAFIPMLMGFGCTVPAIMATRTMEEESDRLTTMMITPFMSCSARLPIYILFAGAFFPGNESAVVFSLYFLGILVAVLMGLIFRKTIFKGDGTPFVMELPPYRIPTMRGIGISVWERVKAYITRAGTVIFSASIIMWLILGFNFSGVAELNQSIGASLGRMIAPIFKPLGFGNWQSALSLFSGLLAKEAVVSNMAIIFGLSEQVAEAAIEGNVSGFLPVLSTTFTGVTAYAFMVFSLLYTPCIAVIGVIKRETNSWRWTGFSVLYQFAIAWIFAFIIYWTGTVFGIVGGYMILVAIIVLLTIIFSRISIKERNVMNTAAEF